The following are encoded together in the Erpetoichthys calabaricus chromosome 16, fErpCal1.3, whole genome shotgun sequence genome:
- the chp1 gene encoding calcineurin B homologous protein 1, with protein sequence MGSRASTLLRDEEIEEIKKETGFSHSQITRLYSRFTSLDKGENGTLSREDFQRIPELAINPLGDRIINAFFSDGEDQVNFRAFMRTLAHFRPIEDNEKGKDPSSSEPLNSRNNKLLFAFRLYDLDKDDKISREELLQVLRMMVGVNISDEQLGSIADRTIQEADQDGDSAISFPEFVKVLEKVDVEQKMSIRFLH encoded by the exons ATGGGCTCCCGAGCTTCGACGCTGCTGAGGGACGAGGAGATCGAGGAGATTAAAAAGGAAACCGGCT tttctcaCAGCCAAATTACACGGCTCTACAGCAGGTTCACCAGTTTGGACAAAGGCGAAAATGGCACTCTAAG CCGTGAAGATTTCCAGAGGATACCAGAGCTTGCTATTAATCCACTCGGAGACCGAATTATCAATGCTTTTTTTTCTGATGG TGAGGACCAGGTCAATTTTCGTGCATTCATGAGGACCTTGGCACACTTTCGACCAATTGAAGACAATGAGAAGGGCAAAGACCCCAGTAGTTCTGAGCCTCTTAATAGCAGAAATAATAAGCTGCTGT tcgCATTCCGACTGTATGATCTGGACAAAGATGATAAGATATCCCGCGAAGAGCTCCTACAG GTCCTCCGCATGATGGTGGGAGTGAACATCTCAGATGAGCAGTTGGGTAGCATAGCTGACCGGACAATTCAGGAAGCAGACCAAGATGGAGACAGTGCCATTTCATTTCCAGAGTTTGTCAAG GTCTTGGAAAAGGTGGATGTTGAGCAGAAAATGAGCATTCGATTCCTTCACTAG